The Euleptes europaea isolate rEulEur1 chromosome 2, rEulEur1.hap1, whole genome shotgun sequence genome has a segment encoding these proteins:
- the KIF3B gene encoding kinesin-like protein KIF3B, with the protein MSKLKSSESVRVVVRCRPMNSKEKAASYEQVVEVDVKLGQVSVKNPKGTSHELPKTFTFDAVYDWSSKQFELYDETFRPLVDSVLQGFNGTIFAYGQTGTGKTYTMEGVRGDPEKRGVIPNSFDHIFTHISRSQNQQYLVRASYLEIYQEEIRDLLSKDQSKRLELKERPDTGVYVKDLSSFVTKSVKEIEHVMNVGNQNRSVGATNMNEHSSRSHAIFVITIECSEVGLDGENHIRVGKLNLVDLAGSERQAKTGAQGERLKEATKINLSLSALGNVISALVDGKSTHIPYRDSKLTRLLQDSLGGNAKTVMVANIGPASYNVEETLTTLRYANRAKNIKNKPRVNEDPKDALLREFQEEIARLKAQLEKRSVGKKRKKERRRDGAGGVSGEEEEEEEGEDGEEEGGDKDDYWREQQEKLEIEKKAILEDHSLVAEEKMRLLKEKEKKMEDLKREKEAAEKLGAKIKAMESKLLVGGKNIVDHTNEQQKILEQKRQEIAEQKRREREIQQQMESRDEETLELKETYSSLQQEVDIKTKKLKKLFSKLQAVKAEIHDLQEEHIKERQELEQTQNELTRELKLKHLIIENFIPLEEKNKIMNRSFFDEEEDQWKLHPITRLENQQMMKRPVSAVGYKRPLSQHARMFMMVRPEARYRAENIVLLELDMPSRTTRDYEGPAIAPKVQAALEAALQEEDEIQVDASTFESTSNKKSKSRPKTGRKSGGSSSSSSSGSQLYPQSRGLVPK; encoded by the exons ATGTCGAAGCTCAAGAGCTCCGAGTCGGTCAGAGTCGTGGTGCGATGCCGGCCCATGAACAGCAAAGAGAAAGCCGCCTCCTATGAACAAGTAGTTGAGGTGGACGTCAAGTTGGGGCAGGTGTCGGTGAAGAACCCCAAGGGAACTTCTCACGAGCTGCCCAAGACGTTCACTTTTGATGCTGTCTACGACTGGAGTTCCAAACAGTTTGAGCTGTACGATGAGACCTTCCGGCCTCTGGTGGACTCGGTGCTGCAGGGCTTCAACGGGACCATCTTTGCCTACGGGCAGACAGGGACAGGAAAGACGTACACAATGGAAGGGGTGCGCGGTGACCCTGAGAAAAGAGGGGTGATCCCCAATTCCTTCGACCACATCTTTACACACATCTCCCGGTCTCAGAACCAGCAGTACTTGGTGAGGGCTTCTTATTTAGAGATCTACCAAGAAGAAATCAGAGACTTGTTATCCAAGGACCAGTCCAAGAGGCTGGAACTGAAGGAGAGGCCGGACACGGGCGTGTACGTAAAGGACTTGTCGTCTTTTGTCACGAAAAGCGTCAAGGAAATCGAACACGTCATGAACGTGGGGAACCAGAACCGCTCGGTGGGGGCCACCAACATGAACGAGCACAGCTCCCGCTCCCACGCCATTTTTGTGATCACCATCGAATGCAGCGAGGTGGGGCTTGATGGGGAGAACCACATACGAGTGGGGAAACTGAACCTGGTGGATCTTGCGGGTAGCGAGCGCCAGGCGAAGACGGGAGCCCAGGGGGAAAGGCTGAAAGAAGCCACCAAGATCAACCTGTCTCTCTCCGCACTGGGCAACGTCATCTCTGCCCTGGTAGACGGCAAAAGCACTCACATTCCGTATCGGGACTCGAAGCTCACCCGGCTGCTTCAGGACTCCTTAGGCGGCAACGCCAAGACCGTGATGGTGGCCAACATCGGCCCCGCCTCCTATAACGTGGAGGAGACCCTCACCACCCTGCGGTACGCCAACCGTGCCAAGAACATCAAGAACAAGCCCAGAGTGAACGAAGACCCCAAGGATGCCCTGTTGCGGGAGTTCCAGGAGGAGATAGCCCGGCTTAAGGCGCAGCTGGAGAAGCGTTCAGTGGGCAAGAAGcggaagaaggagaggagaagggacgGGGCCGGCGGCGTCagcggggaggaggaagaggaggaggaaggcgaagATGGCGAGGAGGAAGGGGGTGACAAAGATGACTACTGGCGGGAGCAGCAGGAGAAGCTGGAGATCGAGAAGAAGGCCATCCTAGAGGACCACAGCCTGGTTGCCGAGGAGAAGATGAGGCtgctgaaggagaaggagaagaagatggAGGATCTGAAGCGTGAGAAGGAAGCGGCAGAAAAGCTGGGTGCCAAAATCAAG gcAATGGAAAGCAAGCTCCTTGTTGGAGGAAAAAATATTGTTGATCACACAAACGAGCAGCAGAAAATTTTGGAGCAGAAGCGGCAGGAGATTGCTGAGCAG AAACGGCGGGAGCGAGAAATTCAGCAGCAGATGGAAAGTCGTGATGAAGAGACACTGGAGCTTAAGGAGACATACAGCTCCTTGCAGCAAGAGGTggacattaaaacaaaaaaacttaaAAAG CTGTTTTCTAAGCTTCAGGCTGTGAAGGCCGAGATCCACGACCTCCAGGAAGAGCACATCAAGGAGCGACAGGAGCTGGAGCAAACTCAGAACGAGCTCACACGGGAGCTGAAGCTCAA GCACCTGATTATTGAGAACTTTATTCCCCTAGAGGAGAAGAACAAGATCATGAACAGATCTTTCTTTGATGAGGAGGAGGACCAGTGGAAACTGCACCCCATCACCCGGTTGGA GAATCAACAAATGATGAAGAGGCCGGTATCGGCCGTGGGGTACAAGAGACCCCTCAGCCAGCACGCGAGGATGTTCATGATGGTCCGTCCGGAGGCCCGGTACAGG GCAGAAAACATTGTGTTGTTGGAACTGGATATGCCCAGCCGGACGACCCGGGATTATGAGGGCCCAGCCATTGCCCCCAAGGTGCAGGCGGCTCTGGAAGCTGCTTTGCAAGAGGAAGATGAGATTCAAGTGGACGCCTCCACTTTTGAGAGTACATCCAACAAGAAGTCAAAATCCAG